From Halorubrum salinarum, the proteins below share one genomic window:
- a CDS encoding ABC transporter ATP-binding protein translates to MATLEINDLRARVAEEGGERILRGVDLTVESGDIHALMGPNGSGKSTLAKVIAGHPAYEVTDGSISLHLDEEDVADVDADLDDEDYHWELLELEPNERAALGIFLGFQYPAEIEGVTMTNFLRQALNAKADEREELFEDEDEESAEADEDDEGYETSPMEGPADDGEIGVAEFQEILSEKMELLDMDEKFMQRYLNAGFSGGEKKQNEVLQAAMLEPSVAVLDEIDSGLDIDRLKDVSKGINALRDEQGTGILQITHYQRILDYVEPDHVHVMLDGEVVKSGGAELAEKLEDEGYDWVREDAFEAA, encoded by the coding sequence ATGGCAACTCTCGAAATCAACGACCTTCGGGCACGAGTGGCCGAAGAGGGCGGTGAACGGATCCTTCGCGGCGTCGACCTGACCGTCGAGTCCGGGGACATCCACGCGCTGATGGGTCCCAACGGCTCGGGCAAGTCGACGCTGGCGAAGGTGATCGCCGGCCATCCGGCCTACGAGGTGACCGACGGGTCAATCTCCCTCCACCTCGACGAGGAAGACGTCGCCGACGTGGACGCCGACCTCGACGACGAGGATTACCACTGGGAGCTCCTGGAGCTGGAGCCGAACGAGCGCGCCGCGCTCGGCATCTTCCTCGGCTTCCAGTACCCCGCTGAGATCGAGGGCGTCACCATGACGAACTTCCTCCGCCAGGCCCTCAACGCGAAGGCCGACGAGCGCGAGGAGCTGTTCGAGGACGAGGACGAGGAGTCGGCCGAGGCCGACGAGGACGACGAGGGGTACGAGACCTCCCCGATGGAGGGGCCCGCGGACGACGGCGAGATCGGCGTCGCCGAGTTCCAGGAGATCCTCTCCGAGAAGATGGAGCTGCTCGACATGGACGAGAAGTTCATGCAGCGGTACCTCAACGCCGGCTTCTCCGGCGGCGAGAAGAAGCAGAACGAGGTCCTCCAGGCCGCGATGTTAGAGCCGTCGGTCGCCGTGCTCGACGAGATCGACTCCGGGCTCGACATCGACCGCCTGAAGGACGTCTCGAAGGGGATCAACGCGCTCCGCGACGAGCAGGGCACGGGCATCCTCCAGATCACCCACTACCAGCGCATCCTCGACTACGTCGAGCCCGACCACGTCCACGTCATGCTCGACGGCGAAGTCGTCAAGAGCGGCGGCGCGGAGCTCGCCGAGAAGCTGGAGGACGAGGGGTACGACTGGGTCCGCGAGGACGCCTTCGAGGCGGCGTAA
- a CDS encoding DNA-directed DNA polymerase, which yields MTQSGLSDFSSIGDAGDGADGDTDTEREELAAQEAAVVAGGGRGHVSDVVDVDEAKFPESTGTVELMITQIDYAVEGYGSDEYPVVHVFGRRPAEDVDGEAEGVDGDPDHDVVEHLRVLGVEPYFYVPTADLDRDPVEEYDVVIGTREESPDGEPFESIRGEPLTRIVTRTPRDVGNIRDDFETSFEADILFPNRFLIDNGINGGIRVEERRLDDGEGTIQVHEGHLEPAEVDADLRVNTFDIEVDDRRGFPEDGEEPIICLTSHDSYDDEYVVWLYDAPEADIPPPEDLPDYEGIVGGDGELDFRVRTFEEEAAMLDAFVEYIDETDPDLLTGWNFEDFDMPYVFDRMEVLDDGSQYDLDVDRLSRIGEVWRSGWGGPDVKGRVVFDLLYAYKRTMFTELESYRLDAVGERELGVGKERYTGDIGDLWEQDPERLLEYSIRDVELCVEIDRKQDVIAFWDEVRTFVGCKIEDAPTPGDTVDMYVLHKAFGKFALPTKGQQESEEFEGGAVFDPITGVKEMVTVQDLKSLYPMCMVTINAGPETKVDPASYDGETYVAPNGTHFRKEPDGIMREMVDELLSEREEKKALRNDHDPGTEPYEQYDRQQGAVKVIMNSLYGVTGWDRFRLYDKEGAAAVTATGREVIDFTEEAAEELNYQVAYGDTDSVMLSLSDMSKEEAIETSFEIEDHINERYDDFAREELNADEHRFQIEFEKLYRRFFQAGKKKRYAGHIVWKEGKDVDDIDITGFEYKRSDIAGITKEVQQNVIETIVTGDDIDDDMEEVKEYLVDVIARVLDGDVDLDEVGIPGGIGKKLDAYDTPTAQVRGAKYANLMLGTNFGSGSKPKRLYIEKVHPDFWARMEDEEGLDPQRDHLYGEFKRDPDVICFEYADQVPDEFEVDWEKMLDKTLKGPIERVIEALGMSWEEVKTGQEQTGLGSFM from the coding sequence ATGACTCAGTCGGGGCTGTCGGACTTCTCGTCGATCGGGGACGCGGGCGACGGGGCCGACGGCGACACGGACACCGAACGGGAGGAGCTGGCCGCCCAGGAGGCGGCCGTCGTCGCCGGCGGCGGCCGCGGTCACGTCAGCGACGTGGTCGACGTCGACGAGGCGAAGTTCCCGGAGTCGACGGGGACCGTCGAGCTGATGATCACCCAGATCGACTACGCCGTCGAGGGGTACGGGAGCGACGAGTACCCGGTCGTCCACGTGTTCGGTCGGCGGCCGGCCGAGGACGTCGACGGGGAGGCCGAAGGCGTCGACGGCGACCCGGACCACGACGTCGTCGAACACCTCCGCGTCCTGGGCGTCGAGCCGTACTTCTACGTGCCCACCGCCGACCTCGACCGCGACCCCGTCGAGGAGTACGACGTGGTGATCGGGACCCGCGAGGAGAGCCCGGACGGCGAGCCCTTCGAGAGCATCCGCGGCGAGCCGCTCACCCGGATCGTCACCCGGACGCCCCGCGACGTGGGGAACATCCGGGACGACTTCGAGACGAGCTTCGAGGCCGACATCCTGTTCCCGAACCGCTTCCTGATCGACAACGGGATCAACGGCGGAATCCGCGTCGAGGAGCGGCGCCTCGACGACGGGGAGGGGACGATCCAGGTCCACGAGGGCCACCTCGAACCCGCCGAGGTCGACGCCGACCTCCGCGTGAACACCTTCGACATCGAGGTCGACGACCGGCGCGGCTTCCCCGAGGACGGCGAGGAGCCGATCATCTGTCTCACCAGCCATGACTCCTACGACGACGAGTACGTCGTCTGGCTGTACGACGCGCCCGAGGCCGACATCCCGCCGCCAGAGGACCTCCCCGACTACGAGGGGATCGTCGGCGGCGACGGGGAGCTGGACTTCCGGGTCCGCACCTTCGAGGAGGAGGCCGCGATGCTCGACGCGTTCGTCGAGTACATCGACGAGACGGACCCGGACCTCCTGACCGGCTGGAACTTCGAGGACTTCGACATGCCGTACGTGTTCGACCGCATGGAGGTGCTCGACGACGGGAGCCAGTACGACCTCGACGTCGACCGGCTCTCCCGGATCGGCGAGGTGTGGCGCTCCGGGTGGGGCGGTCCGGACGTGAAGGGACGGGTCGTCTTCGACCTGCTGTACGCCTACAAGCGCACGATGTTCACCGAGCTGGAGTCGTACCGGCTCGACGCGGTCGGCGAGCGCGAGCTCGGCGTCGGGAAGGAGCGCTACACGGGCGACATCGGCGACCTCTGGGAGCAGGACCCGGAGCGCCTGCTGGAGTACAGCATCCGCGACGTGGAGCTGTGCGTCGAGATCGACCGGAAGCAGGACGTGATCGCCTTCTGGGACGAGGTGCGGACCTTCGTCGGCTGCAAGATCGAGGACGCGCCGACGCCCGGCGACACGGTCGACATGTACGTCCTCCACAAGGCGTTCGGGAAGTTCGCGCTCCCGACGAAGGGCCAACAGGAGTCGGAGGAGTTCGAGGGCGGGGCGGTCTTCGACCCGATCACCGGCGTCAAGGAGATGGTGACGGTCCAGGACCTGAAGAGCCTCTACCCGATGTGCATGGTGACGATCAACGCCGGCCCGGAGACGAAGGTCGACCCCGCGTCGTACGACGGCGAGACGTACGTCGCGCCCAACGGGACCCACTTCCGGAAGGAGCCGGACGGCATCATGCGCGAGATGGTCGACGAGCTGCTCTCCGAGCGCGAGGAGAAGAAGGCGCTCCGGAACGACCACGACCCCGGGACCGAGCCGTACGAGCAGTACGACCGGCAGCAGGGAGCTGTCAAGGTTATTATGAACTCACTCTACGGCGTGACGGGGTGGGATCGGTTCCGTCTTTACGACAAAGAGGGCGCAGCAGCCGTCACAGCGACCGGTCGCGAAGTCATCGACTTTACCGAGGAGGCCGCAGAAGAGCTTAATTATCAGGTTGCTTATGGGGATACCGATTCGGTCATGTTGTCTCTTTCTGACATGTCGAAGGAGGAGGCGATAGAGACCTCCTTCGAGATAGAGGACCACATCAACGAGCGCTACGACGACTTCGCGCGCGAAGAGCTCAACGCCGACGAACACCGCTTCCAGATCGAGTTCGAGAAGCTCTACCGGCGGTTCTTCCAGGCGGGCAAGAAGAAGCGGTACGCGGGTCACATCGTCTGGAAGGAGGGGAAAGACGTCGACGACATCGACATCACCGGCTTCGAGTACAAGCGCTCGGACATCGCCGGCATCACGAAGGAGGTCCAGCAGAACGTCATCGAGACCATCGTCACGGGCGACGACATCGACGACGACATGGAGGAGGTCAAGGAGTACCTCGTCGACGTCATCGCGCGGGTGCTCGACGGCGACGTGGACCTCGACGAGGTCGGGATCCCCGGCGGCATCGGCAAGAAGCTCGACGCCTACGACACGCCGACCGCGCAGGTCCGCGGCGCGAAGTACGCCAACCTCATGCTCGGGACGAACTTCGGCAGCGGGTCGAAGCCGAAGCGGCTCTACATCGAGAAGGTCCACCCGGACTTCTGGGCGCGGATGGAAGACGAGGAGGGGCTCGACCCCCAGCGGGACCACCTCTACGGGGAGTTCAAACGCGACCCGGACGTGATCTGCTTCGAGTACGCCGACCAGGTCCCCGACGAGTTCGAGGTCGACTGGGAGAAGATGCTCGACAAGACCCTCAAAGGACCGATAGAGCGCGTGATAGAGGCGCTCGGCATGTCGTGGGAGGAGGTCAAGACGGGCCAAGAGCAGACGGGGCTCGGCTCGTTCATGTGA
- the sufB gene encoding Fe-S cluster assembly protein SufB, producing MSSQQDDLKETDTEARFEFKKEEKSAFKSEKGLTEETVRVISEDKDEPEWMLERRLRALEQFQEMPMPTDWPGQPDLSEVDIDEIVPYIRPDIETRGGADSWEDLPEEIQDTFDKLGIPEAEKNALSGVGAQYESEIVYQNMQERWEEKGVIFCDMDKAVQEHEEIVREHFMTKCVPPSDNKFAALHGAIWSGGSFVYVPENTTVEMPVQAYFRMNSEGMGQFEHTLIIAEEGSEVHYIEGCSAPKYSAFNLHSGGVEVFVGEDAHVQYSTVQNWSKNTYNLNTKRAIAEKGGRMEWISGSMGSKATMLYPSTILKGRGASDNHITIAFAGEGQDIDTGAKVYHNAPNTKSTVESKSIAKDGGRTNYRGLVHIADGAENSSTAVECDALMFDNESTSDTMPYMEINESKVDVAHEATVGKIGDEDIFYLQSRGLDDDDAKQMIVSGFIEPITEELPIEYAVELNRLVELEMEGSLG from the coding sequence ATGAGTTCACAACAGGACGACCTCAAGGAGACAGACACCGAGGCCCGCTTCGAGTTCAAGAAGGAGGAGAAGTCCGCCTTCAAAAGCGAGAAGGGCCTCACCGAGGAGACGGTCCGCGTCATCTCGGAGGACAAGGACGAACCGGAGTGGATGTTAGAGCGCCGCCTGCGTGCGCTCGAGCAGTTCCAAGAGATGCCGATGCCGACCGACTGGCCCGGGCAGCCGGACCTCTCGGAGGTCGACATCGACGAGATCGTTCCCTACATCCGCCCGGACATCGAGACCCGCGGCGGCGCGGACAGCTGGGAGGACCTCCCCGAGGAGATCCAGGACACCTTCGACAAGCTGGGCATCCCGGAGGCCGAGAAGAACGCGCTCTCGGGCGTCGGCGCGCAGTACGAGTCCGAGATCGTCTACCAGAACATGCAGGAGCGGTGGGAGGAGAAGGGCGTCATCTTCTGTGACATGGACAAGGCCGTCCAGGAGCACGAGGAGATCGTCCGCGAGCACTTCATGACGAAGTGCGTCCCCCCGAGCGACAACAAGTTCGCGGCGCTTCACGGCGCCATCTGGTCCGGCGGCTCGTTCGTCTACGTCCCGGAGAACACCACCGTGGAGATGCCGGTCCAGGCGTACTTCCGGATGAACTCCGAGGGGATGGGCCAGTTCGAGCACACGCTCATCATCGCGGAGGAGGGCTCCGAGGTCCACTACATCGAGGGCTGTTCCGCCCCGAAGTACTCGGCGTTCAACCTCCACTCGGGCGGCGTGGAAGTGTTCGTCGGCGAGGACGCCCACGTCCAGTACTCGACCGTCCAGAACTGGTCGAAGAACACGTACAACCTGAACACGAAGCGCGCCATCGCCGAGAAGGGCGGGCGCATGGAGTGGATATCCGGGTCGATGGGGTCGAAGGCGACGATGCTGTACCCGTCGACGATCCTGAAGGGCCGCGGCGCCTCCGACAACCACATCACCATCGCCTTCGCGGGCGAGGGGCAGGACATCGACACCGGCGCGAAGGTGTACCACAACGCGCCGAACACGAAGTCCACCGTCGAGTCGAAGTCGATCGCGAAGGACGGCGGCCGCACCAACTACCGCGGCCTCGTCCACATCGCGGACGGCGCGGAGAACTCCTCGACGGCCGTGGAGTGCGACGCGCTGATGTTCGACAACGAGTCGACCTCCGACACGATGCCGTACATGGAGATCAACGAGTCGAAGGTCGACGTCGCCCACGAGGCGACCGTCGGGAAGATCGGCGACGAGGACATCTTCTACCTCCAGTCGCGCGGTCTCGACGACGACGACGCCAAGCAGATGATCGTCTCGGGCTTCATCGAGCCGATCACGGAGGAGCTGCCGATCGAGTACGCCGTCGAGCTGAACCGGCTCGTCGAGCTGGAGATGGAGGGTTCGCTCGGATAA
- a CDS encoding metal-dependent transcriptional regulator, producing the protein MNTADQYLKTIYVVQDEEDGPASTGSIADALGVSPASANEMIGKLEERGLAEHEKYKGVRLTDDGIVRARDALQTYCIIERFLANVLAVEDFQAEARELEAVIDDTVAERLDTIIDRQPECPDCFDPETDACACLEVAAAPVEPEQQ; encoded by the coding sequence GTGAACACCGCAGATCAGTACCTCAAGACGATATACGTCGTACAGGACGAAGAGGACGGGCCCGCCTCGACCGGGTCGATCGCCGACGCGCTCGGCGTCAGCCCGGCCAGCGCCAACGAGATGATCGGCAAGCTCGAAGAGCGGGGGCTCGCAGAACACGAGAAGTACAAGGGCGTGCGTCTCACCGACGACGGCATCGTCCGCGCGCGGGACGCCCTCCAGACGTACTGTATCATCGAGCGCTTCCTCGCCAACGTCCTCGCGGTCGAGGACTTCCAGGCGGAGGCCCGCGAGCTTGAGGCGGTCATCGACGACACGGTGGCCGAGCGGCTCGACACGATCATCGACCGCCAGCCGGAGTGTCCGGACTGTTTCGACCCCGAGACCGACGCCTGCGCGTGCTTAGAGGTCGCGGCGGCGCCGGTCGAGCCGGAACAGCAGTAA
- a CDS encoding ferritin family protein, giving the protein MSVSQRVASDDQLARLLQIGIVLEEVVEARTHRHYQQLDAELDEEVETLLADAAEESADHRERLEALIEGLGVDSVPFDEIESLVDARYGRTRPEDFDDVLYDQLCNEETAYKFYDDLIEAIEDSDAAFSIDRDELIATLTAIRDEEAEGVREVTEVMERR; this is encoded by the coding sequence GTGAGCGTGAGCCAGCGGGTCGCCTCCGACGACCAGCTCGCGCGGCTGCTCCAGATCGGCATCGTGCTCGAGGAGGTCGTCGAAGCGCGAACGCACCGCCACTACCAGCAGCTGGACGCCGAGCTCGACGAGGAGGTGGAGACGCTGCTCGCGGACGCCGCCGAGGAGTCGGCCGACCACCGCGAGCGCTTGGAGGCGCTCATCGAGGGGCTCGGCGTCGACAGCGTCCCGTTCGACGAGATCGAGTCGCTGGTCGACGCCCGCTACGGGCGGACGCGACCGGAGGACTTCGACGACGTGCTGTACGACCAGCTGTGCAACGAGGAGACGGCGTACAAGTTCTACGACGACCTCATCGAGGCGATCGAGGACTCCGACGCGGCGTTCTCGATCGACCGCGATGAGCTGATCGCGACCCTGACGGCGATCCGCGACGAGGAGGCCGAGGGAGTGCGCGAGGTCACGGAGGTCATGGAGCGCCGATGA
- a CDS encoding DUF7322 domain-containing protein translates to MFSLDEDDEGEISVGESSDAEREMTPDIPRAPSVKSFDDGGDFEGASDVDQGTLRAFVVAVIYANAAVLLVALGPMVWFFEGWSRVGPALFVVGLLAGVRTYQTYRSWKRSRDEADGEGDGDPGSEADGRDPDPDAAPPEA, encoded by the coding sequence GTGTTCAGCCTCGACGAGGACGACGAGGGCGAGATCTCGGTCGGCGAGAGCTCCGACGCCGAGCGGGAGATGACGCCCGACATTCCGCGGGCGCCCTCGGTGAAGTCGTTCGACGACGGCGGCGACTTCGAGGGCGCGAGCGACGTGGACCAGGGCACCCTCCGCGCGTTCGTCGTCGCCGTCATCTACGCCAACGCCGCCGTCCTCCTCGTCGCGCTCGGCCCGATGGTGTGGTTCTTCGAGGGCTGGTCGCGGGTCGGTCCGGCCCTGTTCGTCGTCGGGCTCCTGGCCGGCGTCCGCACCTACCAGACGTACCGGTCGTGGAAGCGGTCGCGAGACGAGGCCGACGGGGAGGGCGACGGCGATCCGGGGTCCGAGGCGGACGGCCGCGACCCCGACCCCGACGCGGCGCCCCCGGAAGCGTAA
- the sufD gene encoding Fe-S cluster assembly protein SufD, whose amino-acid sequence MSTKQLESLSEETVRRIADERDEPEWLLETRLNALSALETAELPDVIQTPGRRWTDLEALDFEALVDPLNQADETERTAGDDEVVVLPFTEALAEYGDVIEANFGSVLDPEHNYLTALSVALFTTGTFVYVPEGVDVEDVTVRAEMNSRSLFSQTLVVAEESSSVTILESIETGDAEVDDDRYFSNLVEVVAGENANVQFGSLQNLDADAYTYSLKRGVTDTYATIDWIESNFGSKLTRSDIETDLNGDGSESQIVGTFFGTDDQHFDINARVWHQAEQTTADLVTRGVLDDVARSVYEGVQDVGEDAWNTSSYQRENTLMLSDDAEADASPKLIIHNHDTEASHSATVGQVDAEDLFYLESRSIDSRTARNMLVEGFFVPVLEEIAVDEFRDDVEELVFERLQ is encoded by the coding sequence ATGAGCACGAAGCAACTAGAGAGCCTCTCGGAGGAGACGGTACGACGCATCGCCGACGAACGCGACGAGCCCGAGTGGCTCCTGGAGACCCGGCTGAACGCGCTGTCCGCGCTGGAGACCGCGGAGCTGCCCGACGTCATCCAGACGCCGGGGCGCCGCTGGACCGACCTGGAGGCGCTGGACTTCGAGGCGCTCGTCGACCCGCTGAACCAGGCCGACGAGACCGAGCGGACCGCGGGCGACGACGAGGTCGTCGTCCTGCCGTTCACCGAGGCGCTCGCCGAGTACGGCGACGTGATCGAGGCGAACTTCGGCTCCGTCCTCGACCCCGAACACAACTACCTCACCGCGCTTTCGGTCGCGCTCTTCACCACCGGGACGTTCGTCTACGTCCCCGAGGGCGTCGACGTCGAGGACGTGACGGTGCGCGCGGAGATGAACTCCCGCTCGCTGTTCAGCCAGACGCTCGTCGTCGCCGAGGAGTCGTCGTCGGTGACGATCCTCGAGTCGATCGAGACCGGTGACGCCGAGGTCGACGACGACCGGTACTTCTCGAACCTCGTCGAGGTCGTCGCGGGCGAGAACGCGAACGTCCAGTTCGGCTCGCTCCAGAACCTCGACGCGGACGCGTACACCTACTCGCTGAAGCGCGGCGTGACGGACACCTACGCGACGATCGACTGGATCGAGAGCAACTTCGGCTCGAAGCTCACCCGGTCCGACATCGAGACCGACCTGAACGGCGACGGCTCCGAGAGCCAGATCGTCGGGACGTTCTTCGGCACGGACGACCAGCACTTCGACATCAACGCCCGCGTGTGGCACCAGGCCGAGCAGACGACCGCCGACCTGGTCACCCGCGGCGTGCTCGACGACGTCGCCCGCTCCGTCTACGAGGGCGTCCAGGACGTCGGCGAGGACGCGTGGAACACCTCCAGCTACCAGCGCGAGAACACGCTGATGCTGTCGGACGACGCCGAGGCGGACGCGTCGCCGAAGCTGATCATCCACAACCACGACACCGAGGCCTCCCACTCCGCGACGGTCGGGCAGGTCGACGCCGAGGACCTGTTCTACCTCGAGAGCCGCTCGATCGACTCGCGGACGGCCCGGAACATGCTCGTCGAGGGCTTCTTCGTGCCCGTCTTAGAGGAGATCGCGGTCGACGAGTTCCGCGACGACGTCGAGGAGCTCGTCTTCGAGCGCCTCCAGTAA
- the prf1 gene encoding peptide chain release factor aRF-1 → MSSDAQEANEDRRKYEFRKVIEELKDYEGSGTQLVTIYIPEDRQISDVVAHVTQEHSEASNIKSKQTRTAVQDALTSIKDRLRYYDTFPPENGLVIFSGAIDAGGGQTDMVTRTLESPPQPVESFRYHCDSEFLTEPLEHMLEDSGLFGLIVLDRREANVGWLKGKRVEPVKSASSLVPGKQRKGGQSAQRFARLRLEAIDNFYQEVAGMANDLFVDRRHELDGILVGGPSPTKDEFLDGDYLHHELQDKVLGKFDVAYTDESGLKDLVDAGQEALADQEIVQDKNDMEEFFEKLNTGQEATYGFEQTRRNLIMGSVDRLLISEDLRSDVVVYECPNGHEEYEIVDARHSTPDHECSECGDEAAVEEREDVIEHLMAIAEQRGTETRFISTDFEKGEQLLDAFGGIAGILRYSTGV, encoded by the coding sequence TCGTCACCATCTACATCCCCGAAGACAGGCAGATCTCCGACGTGGTGGCCCACGTTACCCAGGAGCACAGCGAGGCGTCGAACATCAAGTCCAAGCAGACCCGGACCGCCGTTCAGGACGCGCTCACCTCGATCAAGGACCGACTGCGCTACTACGACACCTTCCCGCCCGAGAACGGGCTGGTGATCTTCTCCGGCGCCATCGACGCGGGCGGCGGACAGACCGACATGGTCACCCGGACGCTGGAGTCGCCGCCCCAGCCCGTCGAGTCGTTCCGGTACCACTGCGACTCGGAGTTCCTCACCGAGCCGCTCGAGCACATGCTCGAAGACTCCGGGCTGTTCGGGCTCATCGTCTTGGACCGCCGCGAGGCGAACGTCGGCTGGCTGAAGGGGAAACGCGTCGAGCCCGTCAAGTCCGCCTCCTCGCTCGTCCCCGGCAAACAGCGGAAGGGGGGTCAGTCCGCACAGCGGTTCGCCCGCCTGCGCTTGGAGGCCATCGACAACTTCTACCAGGAGGTCGCGGGGATGGCCAACGACCTGTTCGTCGACAGGCGCCACGAGCTCGACGGCATCCTCGTCGGCGGCCCCTCGCCGACGAAAGACGAGTTCCTCGACGGCGACTACCTCCACCACGAGCTTCAGGACAAGGTCCTCGGCAAGTTCGACGTGGCCTACACCGACGAGTCCGGGCTGAAGGACCTCGTCGACGCGGGCCAGGAGGCGCTCGCGGACCAGGAGATCGTCCAGGACAAAAACGACATGGAGGAGTTCTTCGAGAAGCTCAACACCGGGCAGGAGGCCACCTACGGGTTCGAACAGACCCGCCGGAACCTGATCATGGGGTCGGTCGACCGCCTGCTCATCTCCGAGGACCTCCGCTCGGACGTCGTCGTCTACGAGTGTCCGAACGGCCACGAGGAGTACGAGATCGTCGACGCCCGCCACTCGACGCCCGACCACGAGTGTAGCGAGTGCGGCGACGAGGCGGCCGTCGAGGAGCGCGAGGACGTCATCGAACACCTGATGGCCATCGCGGAGCAGCGCGGCACCGAGACGCGGTTCATCTCGACGGACTTCGAGAAGGGCGAGCAGCTGCTCGACGCGTTCGGCGGCATCGCGGGTATCCTGCGGTACTCGACCGGCGTCTAA
- a CDS encoding DUF7331 family protein: protein MSSDPRSESEVARPADSDAVDAEVEAYEDDGNVVLFDAANPLAWVEASRTVRLADAV from the coding sequence ATGTCTTCGGACCCACGCTCCGAATCCGAGGTGGCTCGCCCGGCCGACTCCGACGCGGTCGACGCCGAGGTGGAGGCGTACGAAGACGACGGGAACGTGGTGCTTTTCGACGCCGCGAACCCCCTCGCGTGGGTCGAGGCGAGCCGAACCGTCCGGCTCGCCGACGCGGTCTGA